One Labrus mixtus chromosome 22, fLabMix1.1, whole genome shotgun sequence genomic window carries:
- the klhdc10 gene encoding kelch domain-containing protein 10, protein MSDAEGARSSEQLNKFEKLRGRPPHTETLAGLRTPPARSGHRCVADNTNLYVFGGYNPDYDESGGPENEDYPLFRELWRYHFATGCWQQIRTEGYMPTELASMSAVLHGNNLLVFGGTGIPFGENNGNDVHVCNVKYKRWSLLNCRGKKPNRIYGQAMVIINGFLYVFGGTTGYIYSTDLHRLDLTTREWIHLKPNNPPDDLPEERYRHEIAHDRQRIYILGGGTSWTSYPLDKIHAYNLETNSWEEITTKPHDKIGYPAPRRCHSCVQIRSDVFICGGYNGELILADLWKINLQTFQWNKLPAVMPEPAYFHCAAVTPAGCMYIHGGVVNIHENKRTGSLFKIWLDVPSLLELCWEKLLKAFPHLISLPTMQLLNLGLTQELIERLK, encoded by the exons ATGTCTGACGCTGAAGGGGCTCGTAGTTCAGAGCAGCTGAACAAATTCGAGAAACTGAGAGGCAGGCCGCCGCATACTGAGACGTTAGCAG GGCTTCGTACTCCCCCAGCTCGTAGTGGGCATCGGTGCGTGGCTGACAACACTAACCTGTATGTGTTCGGAGGGTACAACCCTGACTACGATGAATCCGGAGGCCCTGAGAATGAAGACTATCCGCTGTTCAGGGAGCTGTGGAGGTACCACTTTGCAACAGGCTGCTGGCAGCAGATTCGCACAGAGGGCTACATGCCCACAGAGCTGGCGTCTATGTCAG ctgttttGCACGGCAACAACCTCCTGGTGTTCGGCGGCACTGGGATCCCCTTTGGTGAAAACAATGGCAACGATGTACATGTTTGTAATGTGAAGTACAAGCGCTGGTCACTGCTCAACTGCAGAGGGAAGAAGCCCAACAGAATCTATGGACAA GCGATGGTTATTATAAACGGCTTCCTGTATGTATTTGGAGGGACGACGGGATACATCTACAGCACAGACCTTCACAGGCTGGATCTGACCACCAGGGAGTGGATCCACCTCAAACCCAACAACCCTCCTGACGACCTGCCTGAGGAACG GTACAGGCATGAAATAGCACATGACAGACAGAGGATCTACATTCTGGGAGGAGGAACTTCCTGGACATCTTACCCTCTGGACAAG ATACATGCTTACAATCTGGAGACCAATTCCTGGGAGGAGATAACAACAAAACCTCATGACAAAATAG GGTATCCTGCTCCTAGGAGGTGCCATAGTTGTGTACAAATAAGAAGTG ATGTATTTATCTGCGGAGGATACAACGGGGAACTTATATTAGCTGATCTGTGGAAGATCAacctgcagacttttcagtGGAACAAACTACCAGCTGTGATGCCTGAGCCGGCCTACTTCCACTGTGCTGCTGTCACTCCA GCTGGCTGCATGTACATTCATGGCGGCGTAGTGAACATCCATGAGAACAAGAGGACTGGCTCTCTCTTTAAGATCTGGCTGGATGTGCCAAGCCTGCTGGAACTGTGCTGGGAGAAGCTCCTAAAGGCCTTTCCCCACCTGATCTCACTCCCCACCATGCAGCTGCTCAACCTGGGCCTCACACAGGAACTCATTGAACGCTTGAAATAG
- the zc3hc1 gene encoding nuclear-interacting partner of ALK, whose product MATLGGSRGDRLGNSNQQRSALVSPEKVRELLNDGVSSAAVGSISGQGDLKGLEAKSDTRAPCEATNKEAFFSRVESYSCLKWAGKPRTLSPLVCARYGWINVGCDMLKCSTCQAFLCASLQPTLDIKKYESRIAELLGQLQTQHERFCPWPDFPCPERFWLVPACEPPALLTDFLERFQSACLLAHQLPAMKPEHLKSMALTEDVVSVILQLIEEEQKKKGQTLSTEPLAVQVAACIVSLCGWAASPTLKAMNLPILTCSYCMRKVGLWNFYQMEGMAGVEDGDGDASSNTGGPSAQTTVAASAGSHEGQGDQPASASSTPATTPSRMKLRSQDTSRSEQGEGTSSPVGLRSRSRDSPSPNEEMPSPLPRAKRPAARSKGQGDNPGAEGASSLQNPPKRLCLSSVAATDWLLHKNAFDPLSQHRDWCPWVSVGKENVDPGSSPFLDGGAGLHQQGWKAALNLLVPMKRNSNISEGSPAGASQEL is encoded by the exons ATGGCGACTCTCGGCGGCAGTCGTGGGGATCGTCTCGGCAACTCGAATCAACAAAGGTCTGCCCTTGTATCTCCAGAGAAAGTTCGTGAACTTCTAAATGACGGAGTGTCGTCGGCAGCTGTCGGATCCATCAG TGGACAAGGGGATTTGAAAGGTCTGGAAGCAAAAAGCGACACCCGAGCACCTTGTGAGGCAACAAACAAAGAAGCCTTCTTCTCAAGAGTGGAATCTTATTCA TGTTTGAAATGGGCAGGCAAACCTCGCACACTGTCCCCCTTGGTTTGCGCCAGATATGGCTGGATCAACGTCGGCTGTGATATGCTCAAATGCTCCACCTGCCAGGCTTTCCTCTGTGCATCATTACAACCAACTTTGgacattaaaaaat atGAATCCCGCATTGCAGAGCTATTGGGGCAGCTTCAGACGCAGCATGAGAGGTTTTGCCCGTGGCCTGACTTTCCATGCCCAG AGCGTTTCTGGCTGGTTCCAGCCTGTGAACCACCAGCACTTCTCACCGACTTCTTAGAGCGCTTCCAGAGCGCCTGCCTGCTTGCACATCAGCTGCCGGCCATGAAGCCGGAGCATCTGAAGTCTATG GCACTGACTGAGGATGTTGTCAGTGTTATACTGCAGCTGATAgaagaggaacagaaaaaaaagggacaaactCTAAGTACCGAACCTTTGGCTGTCCAGGTGGCTGCATGTATTGTTTCTCTGTGTGGCTGGGCTGCAAG cccaaCTCTGAAGGCCATGAACCTACCCATCCTCACCTGTTCGTACTGTATGCGCAAGGTGGGCTTGTGGAACTTCTACCAGATGGAGGGAATGGCAGGAGTagaagatggagatggagatgccTCATCAAACACTGGAGGCCCGTCTGCTCAGACAACAGTTGCAGCCTCAGCAGGTTCACACGAGGGCCAGGGGGACCAGCCTGCTTCTGCCTCGTCCACCCCTGCTACAACTCCTTCTCGCATGAAGCTGAGGAGTCAGGACACCTCCCGCTCTGAACAG GGTGAGGGAACTTCCTCTCCTGTAGGTTTGCGTTCCCGGAGCAGAGACTCGCCAAGTCCCAATGAAGAAATGCCGAGTCCTTTGCCAAGGGCTAAAAGGCCAGCGGCACGCAGTAAAGGCCAAGGGGACAACCCCGGGGCTGAAGGTGCTTCCAGCCTGCAAAACCCTCCTAAACGGCTGTGCCTTTCATCAGTTGCTGCTACT GATTGGCTCCTGCACAAGAATGCTTTTGACCCCCTCTCTCAGCACAGAGACTGGTGTCCCTGGGTCTCTGTGGGAAAGGAGAATGTGGATCCAGGGTCAAGCCCCTTTTTGGATGGAGGAGCTGGGCTTCACCAGCAGGGCTGGAAGGCTGCTCTCAACCTCCTCGTGCCAATGAAAAGGAACTCTAATATATCAGAAGGCAGTCCGGCAGGGGCAAGTCAAGAACTCTGa
- the ube2h gene encoding ubiquitin-conjugating enzyme E2 H: MSSPSPGKRRMDTDVVKLIESKHEVTILSGLNEFVVKFFGPQGTPYEGGVWKVRVDLPDKYPFKSPSIGFMNKIFHPNIDEASGTVCLDVINQTWTALYDLTNIFESFLPQLLAYPNPIDPLNGDAAAMYLHRPEEYKQKIKEYIQKYATEEALKEQEEGAGDSSSESSMSDFSEDEAQDMEL, encoded by the exons ATGTCGTCTCCAAGTCCGGGTAAAAGGCGAATGGATACCGATGTGGTGAAACT CATTGAGAGCAAGCACGAAGTCACCATCCTCAGTGGACTCAATGAATTTGTAGTTAAGTTTTTCGGACCGCAAGGAA CACCGTATGAGGGAGGCGTGTGGAAGGTGCGAGTAGATCTTCCTGACAAATACCCTTTTAAATCGCCTTCAATAG GATTCATGAACAAGATTTTTCATCCCAACATTGACGAGGC GTCAGGGACAGTGTGCTTAGATGTCATCAACCAGACATGGACAGCCCTTTACG ATCTGACCAACATATTTGAGTCGTTCTTGCCGCAGCTGCTGGCCTACCCAAACCCCATTGACCCCCTGAATGGAGATGCAGCTGCTATGTACCTTCACCGACCAGAGGAGTACAAGCAGAAAATCAAAG AGTACATCCAGAAATATGCAACAGAGGAGGCTCTGAAGGAGCAAGAAGAGGGGGCAGGCGACTCTTCATCCGAAAGCTCCATGTCTGATTTCTCAGAGGACGAGGCCCAGGACATGGAGTTGTAG